Below is a genomic region from Helianthus annuus cultivar XRQ/B chromosome 2, HanXRQr2.0-SUNRISE, whole genome shotgun sequence.
ttaTTTTATTGTTCCAACACTTTAGGAATTTTGTATTATTTATGTCTTATTATCTAAATTATTCTATAAATTCCCAaataattaatcaaatcctcaaattaatagggtaattctcttgtgcacgatcttcttggaaaatccctgattctattatctttttccaatatacgcaacgcaacctaaggtgagtatacttgacccattttctttttacacgtttgggtgtagtatgcatttccttatcaaaaacacaatgataaacactttcattgcacaatctatccatttaaacatgaacattttcttatgcaatgcacaaaataATACATTATATATGAATACTTTGATACATCTTGATGCTTGTTAATACTCatattcccaaaaaaaaaaaaaaaaaaaaaaaaaaaaaaaaaaaaaaaaggaaacttatcatcaagataggggtgattcccaaacCTTGATGATTAGCTCCACTCACTTTCTAACTTCACCAACGAGCTAGAGGTGATTCTCTTACCTCGGAGGTAGTTACCAACTTTTATTCGTTCTCAATGAAATTTTATGATTGAACGTtccttttcaaaaattttagaatTTATTTCACGTGCATGCTAATACGATATACTGGATTCGTGTTCCTTGGGTTAAACtttatgtgataaacttgtcattaacttcgtaagaAGCCACACCTTAACATACTCGATGGGTTGACCTGTGTATTCACATGCCAgggatacgttaatcttgttaactaagtatggcatgtggattgttctaaatttttatgAAATACGTtaatcttagatttcgaggacgaaatctcctaaagtaggggagactgtaacatccgccaattttagcgctgtaggttgtaacgcccctcccgtatatacgggtattgttaggtttaatctattaactctattaccaccctttcgagggttaggctatgttaattgcgtaactatggtttggacatgtggatttcatcgttacgagtacaACAGTTAATTaatatcagttgttcacatggaatagatttgataaactattaactctattatgctatatcaaacctgtatactcgccagcaattatttgttgattgtattttaaatgcataccgcaggttgaggatccaagaaaaacaagaaaagactaggatggcttagaaacccatcaactatttaaatttccaaatctatgttatgtatttgaacttttctatatattgtatgaaacttatgaatttcaatgaaataaactttaattattgtcacaactagtgttatgatgtctttgaacagtttgtacgtctcatctcgatgtttccgccatcggttggggtgtgacaaccatcGTATTTGATATCATCAGTGGAGGATGAATTCATGAATAACAGTGATTTTATGCTCACCGTCTATCTTGATAACATATCTGAGGTACAAATACATTCTTACATCAtcatatttaatatttattttagtaacaatttttgtttaataatttgtttttctgcatttattttgtttaaatagCCGAAGAAGGTTATGTTGGTTGGTACAGTTACCGCAATTTGTTCCGACAAGATCTGGTACTACAATGCCTGCAACCATTGTAAATCTGGTGTCGAAGAAACGTTTGTTACCGCTGAAAAAGAAGATGGTTCTGTTGATGTTGAACACAAGACGGCATTAATTTGTACCAACAAAGACTGTCAAGGAGTTGATATTTTCTCCATACCTGGTTTGAAACTtcatctattatatatatatatatatatatatatatatatatatatatatatatatgtatatatatataggataaggatcattacagaacactaactattgcgagaacaaaaagaacaactctagaACACTAAATTTTGAGATTTAAGTTTcatgtttttaaaattttatgtttcttacattcatatgtgtattatatatacataaaaagcCATATTTTTTTACCTACACGTAGCTTACATACATGTTGGTAATTTAACCTACTCATAAcctacatatgtgtaggttatacaaaaagtgaaaattttccatattttgttttgaattctagtgtaagaaacaataaatcttacatttgcaacattttcatttactttttaggtttttaggattgaaaaaatagGTGATTCATTGTGTTCTGCGTGTTCTTGCAATATTTTGTGTTCTGtatagaaccttcccctatatatatatatatatatatagtgtgaggttcattggggaacactaaaaaagtggggaacagtggggaaccgactcaaacgaactccgattagactcattccagcggcgttggaaccgtctcgtcgaaccctaactaggatctcttaaccctaaactctaaatcataacccctaaaccctaaatatattagggtttggcttttagggtttagctttagggtttagccttagggtttagctttagggtttagagtttagctttagggtttagggtttagctttagggtttagctttaggtttagcctttagggtttagcttttagggtttatagtttagattttacattttatcttaggttttagccttattttttagctttagggtttagagtttaggagttaggatttagggttaagagatcttagttagtgttcgacgagccggttccaacgccgctggaatgaatccaatcggagttcgtttgagccaGTTCCCCGCTGTtacccacttttttagtgttccccaatgaaccttcccctatatatatatatatatatatatatatatatatatatatatatatatatatatatatatatatatatatatatatattatgttgaATTGAGTAAATCAataaatttataatataaaataattaatttaCATTGACTTTATTAATATATACAGTTTCAAGATACCTATTCGTGTTCAAGACTCATCTGGTACTGTTACGTTGACACGGTTTGATTTCGAAGCGTACAAGATTTTCAAAAAACTGCAAAGGAATTGGTGCATGTGCAAGATGAGGTAAATTTAGACATCAAACTCGGTATTTTTAACAATTCGCTTGAATAATTTATTTTGTTTCTTTGATACTTATTAATATAGATTTGTTTTAACTTTGTAGGAGTTGGCTTCAGGCGGTATCCCCAAGTCATATCCTGATATATTTGACATCTTGATTAGCCAGAAACTTGCTTTCATCATACCTGTTTCTAAATTTAACATCAAGTATAAAGTGGAGAACTATGGATTTCATATGGCCACTTCAGATCTAGACATTATTTCTGAACAATAcaccaaattcaaaattcatcagGTATAAGTTTGATAATAAAACTACCTgagatttttttataaacatattATCGTCAAGATTCAagtatttataattataatttgtATTGTTTTAGGACGATCAATCTGAATCATCCAGTGTTCACCTATCCGAGATTCAGTCTGTTCCGTGTGAAGTTACAAAGGTATTTGTTTTTAAAAGTTTTTTCTTTGAATATTTCTGAATCGTACATTTCTAAGTCTTTCCTTTTTTTTAAGGATGAGGTTTCTTATACAGGAGACAATGAAACGCCGGTGTCTAATGTCATGAAAAGTAATCAGAAGTCGTCGTCTACTAGCGAAGTTAAACGCAATCTTCATGAGGTGTATGATGTAGACAACACAATGGGATGTTCTTCAACCAAACTGTAAGACCCTTAGGTTCACTTTATTATAATTCATACAATACATAATGCATTTATACTCCATTTATTATTAAAACATCGAATTAACGACATTTATATAAGtttcaaaactttcaaaagaCGTTCACTAACGTTTCAAAAACATGTTGTTAAAAACACCACATACTTAACTTTCAAACCATAAAAAACATATGTACAAAAGTATGATAACACAACACTAAAGTGGTTGTGACAAAAGTCTTGATTTAGTAGCGAAAGCTTTGATTGAGTGTGTATTCGGTTCGTTCATATACTTGATCACCATCCGTCTATTACCTAAAATTACCTACAATCAAAAACACCAAAATGGTTAGTTTATGATAGTTAATACTTGATTAAACGAGTTTGTGAGGTTAAATCACACAACAACAACAAAATTCCTGCATTTTTGCttcctcgcggggcgcgacgaagACGACCGAAGCCGTCGCGGGCCGCTACAaccctcgcgtgacgcgacggTTTATATGGTCTCTGTCGCATAGCGCGACGCCTTACTTTTTCCAGCGAGTGCAGGTTTAAAACCTGCATATTTCCAGCCAGAATGATTTTTACGAAATTGgacataacttcttcgttattgatccgaatttggtcacgtttcttcctacgtgatcgtaattcaATCATCTATAATATAGGATCAAAATGAAATATCTAAGTGAACAATTTTCTTATCTTTAAGCCGTCGGCATTATAAAATTTCAagttattttgacccatttgagttTTTAACATCAATTTGAACAAAGTGACTATCCATTTTACACTAATAACACAATTTGGATATTTGCTAATACTAAGGCTATAACCATGAAGTTTATATGCCCATTATGTTTATATGTATGCTAATTATTCGACCCTTTTAACTATGACTAGTTAAACAAATTTAACGCCAATCCTATATTAGGAATTTGCGAATATTTCAGTCATACTCAAACCTGAATTCATGACTTAGATTCAACGTTACCCTTTCTCGGCTAACGACTATAATTTATCTTATTTCAGAGTCGGCATCATTTTGACGTCTTTAAATTGTGCAACCTTCTCAGTTTGCATCAAGATATCCGATTTACCCGTCTAGCtttcttagcgaaatccatcgcttatTTCACCAAAGTTTTAGTTCTTTGGTTGTTTCGACCCGTTTGGTTTtgttagcgaaatccatcgctttgtTCTACCAAACATTTATCAATTAAGTCAAATTAACCCATTTGACTACCatagtgaaatccatcactttgTTGTCTAACATAACTTTAAACTCTTATTAAATTCGTTCGGTTTGGTCTATACGGAATCTACCGTTTTGACCTTCTTAGAATTTCATAACGATACCTTTATCATTCAATAACAATTGTCGTACATAAATAACGAAATCTACGAAGCTCATAGCCACTTACCTTTTAAAGCTTTCCTTTCAAACGGTTATCCGATCCTCCTTGATTATTGGATGATCCTCCCAAATTGCCTATAGAATTCCATTCGAACATATCGTTTAGAACTCATATTTCAACATTCAACACTCAAGGCTTCTAACTAATCAAATAAGTGATTCTTTCATATTTCTCACTTATTTCATGTTCATTCaagcattttatcaaacatcttgtTTGCACAATTAGTGTTTTTAACACTATCATATTCATAGTAATTATTTTCACCCATGTTAATTCATGATATTCTAATCAAGTGTCAATAATACCATAACAACATTTAAACTTGCATCATAACTATCAAGTAACGCTACATCATCATTATGATTCAAttgttcttcatctttttcacaaAACCCATATAACATACCTATGATAACATTGAAATCAATAGAGTTTAACATGAATCCATCAAATTCTTGTCTAAGACTAGTTCTTAGACTTGTAGTCATCCTAATTCAGCTACAACATCAATTAATCTTTCAAGAATTTCATTCATAAGAATTCATAACAACCCAAGGTTTCACCAAAGATCAAAATTGAGCATACCTTTTGATCCTCTAAGGTTGGTGATCAAGATTTTAGCTTGAGATTGCTTCCTAATCGAATTCTTCTTTGAGAATTGAAAGGATTTGAGTAATTTAGGGTTTTGTAAGTGAGCTTGTTTCCTGCCCTGTGTTTTTGTTCGACCAGAGGGTTctacacacacacaagtgtgtgttgaACTTTATCTAGTGTTTAAAAAAACACTTTCAAACAAGTCCcatttagtccctcaagttttaGGATATGTAAAATGATTAACATCACTTATTTCCcctctttttataacaggattttaactaggttagttaTTCCTAGTTTTTAtctcattattttattttttgatatttatataattatacatGTATACAAgcatatataatttaatattttaggggtgttacaCAAACGTTGTGTTAGTGATGAAAACCATGAAGTGCAAGATTCTGAGTCTCTCAAACTTCTCATTCCAAAGATGGAGAAGTAGCATGTGTCCTCATATTTGTgtgttttggtttggtttttaaGACAATTGTTTACTATTTTCTTTTCTACATCGTTGGTTATTATGGTTTTTATGGTGTTTTGGTATGGTTTTGAATACAATAATATTTGGAATAATATggtttattttataatatttattattgtCGTTTATATTACTGTTATTCTCATCGTTATATGTGAGTAACATTATTAAAGCTAACATCATTTTTTTTACAATACTATCATGGAAGATGTTAAATTagattattttaatttttagtcATATTATTTAGCAtcatataataattatatttaggAATACTTCTATGTAAATTACTATAGCTATGGTAACCCCAAGTAGTAAAGATGCTGGAAAAGTTTTCCTGTTCTTTACATTCATATTTAAACAATATTCCTATCgtcatttaattaattaaaaggTTTAGTTGATTATAATATTTAAAACCACCATGTTTTCACATTTAGGAAACATTGAAGAATCAGAAAATTTATCAATTTATGGTACGATATATAATAATTTAATAACTGTCATTGAATGTATTATATAATTCAGTATTTCTTTATTATGCAATATTTCAAGAAAAAGAAAGTATTAACAAATTATTTAATCAACAATTATACTATATTATACTAAAAAGCCTATGTTGTATCGAACATTTTTTccaaaaacttatattttaagTTATAAATGACTTTCCTAAATATTTTACTTACCAAAATTAAAAGCTTAACATTATAATCATTATCATATTTTATTAGATATAGATTATATTTCGTACATTTTCACTCTATTTAACATTCTATTCCTTAATTAACTTTCAATCAAATTTTCAAATACATTTCTATTGCTAATTCACTTACTAAAAATAAAGTTAAACATTCTAATTTTAGAAATTTTATTAGATATAAATGATACTTTGTAAATTATTGTATTTCCTAATTAAGTCTCAATcaaatattttaataattattgttAATTATTATATTTCCTATAAATATTcgaaattaataattaatatttaaaaaatttCGTATATTATTCTTTTCGTTGATTCCTtaattaaatttaaataatttaaaTGATATTTCCAATACATGACTATATATTTGACAAATCTTTAATTATTTTTTCATTATTTCCTAATATACATTAATTTTAGTCTATAAATGTACCTTTAACTCATACGTATACCTCCTCACTTTCACATAACTCTTTTCCTTGATTCTTTTGTTCTTGCTACCTCAAGGTATTCATGTAAATTTTAATTTAATTGTTAATTATGCCATAAGGATTAGTATTAAATCATGTTTACTCTAATTATCCTGCTTTAGCATACTAACGTTTGTTATTGTTAAAACATAGAAGTAATAATGTCTGCCAAAGGCGATGCTATGTCAACTGATTTTATTAAAGATGCAAGTTTTACTACCAATGACACTATTTGGGAATTACTGTAGGTCAATTTCAACACTTATTAAAATTGTGTATTTAATTTACATAGATTATTGAACTTATATTTTTTGATGTAGCCAAAATCTTTTATTATACTGGCTACCATCAAGAAGGTCGACACTGGCTTTGGCTGGTACTATATGACGTGTCCTATGTGTTCACATGAGGCTTCTCATGAGGTTGAAGCATATATCGCACCCGACGACTATGATGATTTTAAGAAATACGATGTTTATGAGTGCTCAAATTACAAATCTTATGAAACTATTGTTCAACCTGTTCCTAAGTTTAAGATCAAAATAGAAGTCAAGGACAACAGTGATTCTGTTTCACTAATTTTAAATCATGAGCAGGCTACTCAGCTTTTTAATAAGACTGCAGAGGAGTTACTGAAACGAAATATACTGGTTATTGTATCATCATAATTCTTCAATTATTTGATACCTATAtaaatttgtttttattattgttttgttATTATTAAGGATATGTATTATTATATATACAAGATGTTGACATTCCCACCTTTCCAAAGGAAAACAAGTCTGTCGTTGACAAGTTCTTTGCTTTTAAAATTTCTGTCACTGAGTTAAATCTGCAAGAGTTCGACGATGTTTATGCAATTACTGCCATGCCTGACGACCAATATCTTATCTCCGAAATTAAGAAGTTCAATATTGGACAGGTTTGTATAACACTTTTGTAAATAAAATTTTACtttataatattttatatataattttacaATGTATACTTACTTTGATTATTTTTGTGATTTGACttaaatttttttctttttttatctATAGGACCAAAACACCGATTACGGCAAGCGCAATATCTTTGAAGTCTATGATGTCGATAACTCTATGCCTTGCTCTTCTGCCAAGCGTATGAATTCAAATGGCAATGGCGGTGATAAGGATTATGAGTGAAGATTCAAGCGTTCGCATTTTGAATAATGAGGCTTACTTTGTTTTGAAGGATAATATTACAAACTTTTATATTAATCTATTTTATTTCTGATGTTATTTACATTATTTCTTTTAAATTAATCTGAATGCATCTTTTGTTTTTAATGTTCGTTATTGTTAAGTTTTGGATTTCACTATACTTGTTGTTTGTATAATCATACAAAAATACTTCCATTCTTTTATATGTATAACTTAAAAactattaatattagttttaatcTTCGTTGTTGTTAAGTTTTACCAACGTTACTTAAATTGTAAAATTTCAATTCCATTCTCATTTTTTTTGCCCCCAACCTGCTTATCGAACTCATCACCAttctttcctttctgcttaatcGAGCTATTTGACCAGGATTGACAATAATGTTCCGTGTTTCCGTTTTTAAACAAATCAAGAAGAACCTGGACACTATGTGAAGCCATAAACATACGCCCACCAATCATACCATTCCGAAATCCGAAAACATCGTAACATGCCGAAAACAGGAATTGGAACGATTATATAAACGAACTAAATGTATCACACACATCTTTCATTCGTAAACAACTCACTTCTCCCTTCTCCATTCTTAAGCATCTGAAATCCTTCTCTTTTCCTGGTACTCACACCATCATTTCTTTATACATATCCTGTGATTCATCACAGATCGGTCATCACCCTACAACCATTTGCAAGCCTTACCATCTCTTACCTCTATGTCTCACTCTACATCTGCACGTTGCCGAAGTTGGAGAACCTCGCCGGAGCAATTGGAACTCGCCGAAGTTCGTCGAGTTTACGTCGAAACACGTTCGCATATAAAAACAACCCACCGGAGTCCGTGGGATATACCGGAGACACCTACAGCGGCGGGGACAAAGTCGTTGCCGGGACCGTGATCACATCGACATCATTTCATTCACTGTTTCGGTATCTTCTTTTAATGCCTTCGAttctattttatttatttatgtgaaaGAAACAATATTAAATGGATAACAAGAGCAAACAATGTCAGAATGTGtgagttttgaaaagtttttaaGGTTCTGTTTTGTTACTGTCGAGTTGTTTATAAAATGAAGATGATGACAATTGTTATCAATGTTCAAAAGGAATAAAAATCATGTTCCACCACAAAACTTCTGAATTTTCCTTGATTCTAAGAAAAAGTAACCCATATATATTTGAGAAATCTTTAATTATTTTTTCATTACTTCCTAATATAAATTAATTTTAGTCTATAAATGTACCTTTAACTCACATGTATACCTCCTCACTTTCACATAACTTTTTTCCTTGATTCTTTTTTTCTTGCTACCTCAAGTTATTCatttaaattttaatttaattGTTAATTATGCCATAAGGATTAGTATTAAATCCTGTTTACTCTAATTATCTTTCTTTAGCATACTAATGTTTGTTATTGTTAAAACGTATCATGTCAAAATGTAATCCACaagttgttttatttataaatgtCTTATGATTTCTAATGTACTCATGTTTGATTGATTCACATCAACAAATGTTCATTCGTATACAAGATGTCAAATAGATCATATTGTTTACGTGCTTCTTTTAAATCCGATAGTCGTTTACAAGAAAATGTTAACAGTAAGTCCCCAATTTTGTAGTTCGTTTGCAGTTTTTCAGTCAATATCCCATCCATATATCCTACCTTAAACTGTATTTATACTTTTGTTTACATAGGTCCTACTCAAAGATCTCCTCTATCAGACATCTCTAATGGTTGGTTTTATTAATTCAAATTTCATTATAAGCCGCAAATATGTGTTATTTTTTCACTATATATTGTTTTCTTTCACAATTTGTGTTTTAAATCTTTCAGTTACGTCTCCTGGTGATAGGCGTAAATTACGAAAACAAATAATGCTTAGTAAGAAGTCCAACAACACAACATCATTCAGGAATGTTGGTGTTAATTTACATTGCCAACAAAATTCTTCACAACTTTCAGAAGTTATAAACATATCAAACAATTCAAACCTGTCTTCCAGCTTTATAAATGCTTCCAGTTCCTTACATCATTTGTCGTCAGGTATTTGTTTTGTTCTTTATTTCTTTCTCATCTTATAATTTTTTAAGCAATTTTGGCCTACTAATTTgtattgttttattttctttagtTTCTGATGTTGCTAACAGTAGCCATTCACTGTTACCTACAAGTGGTCGTTACTCCATACAGTCAAGCATCATTAGAACTACTAATCACTCCATGTTAAGTGGTACATCTTCCTTAACAAGGTTGTCATCTGGTAAAAGCAATCTAAAACATAAGCCACATGATAAAACTCCTATACCTATGGTCAGTTTGGATTCAGATGATGACTCTTCGGTTGTACGTATTAATCAAGATCCTTTTAAAGGAATCTCTAAAGGTTtgaaattttattaaattattttcaAATTGTTATTGCTTTCTTATAAAACTATTATGATCTGTAACAATACTTATTTATCAGATTATTTGGATCACGGTGACCAAGTTCTCATATGTGAGATTTGTAGTGCTAAATTGTGGACATCTGAAGGTGGTAAAGGTCGTATCACTTTGGAAAGGCTAACTTATAGTTTGTGTTGTGTTATGGTAAAGTGGAGCTCCCTGCTTTAAAAGATGCACACCCGTCTTATCAAGATTTGTTTTGTTCCACCAGTGACAAAAGCAAGTTTTTCCTAAAAAAACATTAGACGATACAATATTATGTTTTCTTTTACATCAATGCGTGGAAAGGTTGATCACAAAATCAACAAGGGTAACGCTCCATTCATTTATCGAATAAGTGGGCAAAATTACCATTGCATAGGTAGTCTTAGACCAAGTAATGGACAGCATCCTAAGTTCTCCCAGCTATACATATATGATACTGAGAATGAAATTACAAATAGGCAGACAGTATTTAGGTAAGTTAAATTTAATTATACTATTATTTTAACATTAAAGTACTAAATATAATTCTAATGTTAGTCTATTTTCTGATTTATTTCTTTTAATGTTCTCAGCGATCCAACCCAGCCGTCATCGTCTACTGATAAAGACGTTGATGTTCAAATTATTGAATATTTAAGGGATTTATTGGATTCACAAAATATGTTGGTTCAGACATATAGGAAGGTTCGAGACCATTTTCATGGATCCCCTGAAGCTAACCTTAAACTAAGATTTATTTACAAAAGAGATAAAGATGGTCGGGCCTGCAATTTACCCTCCACTTCTAAAGTTGTTGCGTTGATAGTCGGTGATGTGAATGAGTCTATAGATCATCGCGATATAGTAGTTGAAACTCAATCAGGAGTTTTACAGCGTATTAGTGAGTTGCATCCTTCCTATCTTGCACTTCAATATCCTATACTTTTACCATATGGTGATGACGGCTATAGGATTGATAATCCCCACAAAGATTTTATGtccacaaaaagaaaaaaaaacaaagtgtatAATGAGGGAATTATTTGCTTATAGATTCCAAGACAGAACGTATGGGTTTTCATTAATTTTAAATGGAAGAAGATTTTACAACAATTTTTGGTTGATGCGTACACCATGATTGAAAGTGAACGACTAAACTACATACGCAGGCAACAAAAGAATCTTCGTTATGAATCGTTTGAAAATCTCAAGAAGCATAAAAGGGTGGTTCAGATTCATTATCACAGACCGGGAAGCCCGTTCTTTTACTTTCTTCATTTACCGGAGGTTCTCGGTTCATGCAGCAAAATTACCTTGATGCAATGGCTTTATGTAAGTGGTATGGCTACCCGGATTTTTTTCAAAGCTATAACCTGTAATCCGAAGTAGCCTGAAGTAAAAAAGATTTCTTAAGGATTCAACCATTAAAGTTGAAGATAGGCCTGATATATTGTGCCAATTGTTTAAGATGAAGCTCGATTCTTTAACAAAAGATCTAAAGGATTCTAAATTTTTAGGTGATATCAATGCTGGTATGTACgtattttttttgttaaacctTAACGTATTTATTCTAATTTTTATCACGTTTAACAGTCACCTGATatttttttcccttttatttgtAGTTGTTTATACAGTTGAATTTCAAAAACGTGGTCTGACCCATGCtcacatttgtttattcatgaaGGCCAATCACAAACTTCCTACCGTAGATCAGATAGACCCCTTTATATCTGCTGAGATTCCAGATAAGGATGAAGATCCTGAACTTTATTCTCTTGTGACTGATTATATGATTCATGGTCCGTGTGGAAATGCTAATTTGAACTGTCCTTGCATCGTTAACAAGAGGTGTTCAAAAAACTTTCCCAAGAGTTTTACATCACATACAACAATTGATTCAAATGGCTTTCCGATATACAGAAGAAGAGATACCGGACATACTGTTTTAAAATCCGGTTCAGATTAGACAACAGAAGTGTTGTTCCATATAACAAAATCCTTTTAAAAATATATCAAGCACGCATCAATGTCGAGTGGTGTAACCAAGCTGGTTCAGTCAAGTATTTGTTCAAGTATATTAATAAAGGCCCTGATAGGGCTACTGCTGTTGTTTATAGTGATAGTGATCAATGCCAACAAGAGAAGCCAAGAGATGAGATCAAGGAATATTATGATTGTAGGTATATATCCGCTTGTGAGGCAACTTGGAGAATATTTTCAAACGAGGTTCATTATAGGTATCCAACTGTTATGAGGCTGCCCTTTCATTTACGTGGTCAACAGAATGTTGTTTATGGTGCAGATGATGACATTGATAATGTTCTAAGTAAGCCTTCTGTTGCTTCTTCAATGTTTATGCAATGGATGAAGTTGA
It encodes:
- the LOC110892502 gene encoding uncharacterized protein LOC110892502 yields the protein MSNRSYCLRASFKSDSRLQENVNSPTQRSPLSDISNVTSPGDRRKLRKQIMLSKKSNNTTSFRNVGVNLHCQQNSSQLSEVINISNNSNLSSSFINASSSLHHLSSVSDVANSSHSLLPTSGRYSIQSSIIRTTNHSMLSGTSSLTRLSSGKSNLKHKPHDKTPIPMVSLDSDDDSSVVRINQDPFKGISKDYLDHGDQVLICEICSAKLWTSEGGKGRITLERLTYSLCCVMVDHKINKGNAPFIYRISGQNYHCIGSLRPSNGQHPKFSQLYIYDTENEITNRQTVFSDPTQPSSSTDKDVDVQIIEYLRDLLDSQNMLVQTYRKVRDHFHGSPEANLKLRFIYKRDKDGRACNLPSTSKVVALIVGDVNESIDHRDIVVETQSGVLQRISELHPSYLALQYPILLPYGDDGYRIDNPHKDFMSTKRKKNKVYNEGIICL